The Caenorhabditis elegans chromosome II genome has a segment encoding these proteins:
- the fbxc-31 gene encoding F-box C protein (Confirmed by transcript evidence): MSYSKPLAYPSQKCVIKHMEVNSRFKLSHQSPSIRKIEKSTPLRIDSLTLKLDQCSVKINNILHTFRKEKLPKNMQLPQAFMCLMSKLFCGRRDPIQVKTLSIECKGSLQLPAGLCLKVSHLEILGSGVDKIADDLQPLLRGSKLQSITVNNDFNIHHPIFKTAHLLILKNPNKNLFRATAASNVMVKSTCQFLDLFDKIVELIRNWQSYGQKIGAIWNFSMRQEQFALLSLVQLRKLPGASYKGHEKFSESGRSIIIPIDNSAEVHAFVKKEQDDCNLNVIVRRRQF, from the exons atgtCTTATTCGAAGCCGCTTGCCTACCCAAGTCAAAAATGTGTCATCAAGCATATGGAGGTTAATTCGAG attcaagcTTTCCCATCAATCCCCATCaatccggaaaatcgaaaaatcaactCCTCTAAGAATCGACAGCTTGACTTTGAAACTGGATCAGTGTAGTGTCAAGATCAACAATATATTACACACTTTCCGCAAAGAGAAGCTTCCCAAAAATATGCAGCTCCCCCAAGCATTCATGTGCTTGATGTCCAAGCTGTTCTGTGGTAGACGGGATCCTATTCAAGTGAAAACGCTGTCGATTGAGTGTAAAGGGTCTCTACAGCTTCCTGCAGGCCTCTGCTTGAAAGTGAGCCATTTGGAAATCCTGGGCTCTGGAGTGGATAAAATTGCTGATGACTTACAACCACTACTCAGAGGATCCAAATTACAATCCATCACTGTTAACAACGACTTTAACATACATCATCCTATATTCAAAACCGCCCATCTCCTAATCCTCAAAAACCCTAATAAGAACTTGTTCCGAGCGACTGCTGCGAGCAATGTTATGGTGAAAAGTACTTGTCAGTTCTTAGATCTCTTCGACAAAATTGTAGAACTTATCAGAAACTGGCAATCTTATGGACAAAAAATCGGAgcaatctggaatttttcgatgCGTCAGGAACAGTTTGCTCTGTTAAGTTTAGTGCAACTCCGGAAACTGCCTGGCGCCAGCTATAAAGGACATGAAAA ATTTTCGGAATCTGGTCGCAGTATCATAATTCCAATCGACAACTCCGCCGAAGTCCATGCTTTTGTCAAGAAGGAGCAAGATGATTGCAATTTGAATGTGATTGTTCGTCGGAggcaattttaa